ACGCCCGAGGCGTTCGCGAGCGACGGTCTTGCACGCGCGATTTGCACCCGCTTCATCGGGCGCGGATGGCACCGCGGCCTGTCCGATCAGGCGCGCACGTTTGCCGGCATGCCCCTGATGCACAGCGAGCGTATCGCCGACCAGCGCGCGAGCCTTGCCTATTTCTTCGACCTGCCGGATGCACGCGGCTTCGCGCGCGATCACTGGCGCATGATCGCCCGGTTCGGCCGGTTCCCACACCGCAATCCCGTGCTCGGCCGTCAGTCGAGCGCGGCCGAGCGTGCCGCCGTCGCGGCAGGGAACGCGTGGTAGCGGTCAGTCCGCGAGCTGGCCGCGGATCGCTCCGTTCGGGTAGGCCGCATTGTGGACCTGGACGTAGAATTCCGCCGGGTTGCCCTGCAGCCGGTTCTGCGTCCATTCGCGCGCGTCCCTGCAGCCCTGCCAGTTGCCTTCGTTCGAGCGGGCGAGCGTGAACACCGGCGGCCCGTTCGTGCCGGCGCGGCCATAGTGGATGTGCGCGCTGGTGGGCGCGTCGATGCCCACCACGTCCTTGATCTCCCAGCACACCTGGCCGAACCCGTCGCTGACGGAAATCTCCGCCCGTGCCGATCCGTCCGGATCGCCGCCGCCGCCGACCACGTTGGCACCGGTCAGCATTGCGTTATAAGTGTCGGACGTTGCGTCCACCGCTTCTTCTTCCAGCGTAGCGCAACCGGCCAGCGCCGCAGCGCCCGTCAGGCTCACCAGCGTGAACGTGAGTTTCCTGTTCATCTCAGCCTCTCCTGTCGTCAGCGCGTGCCCGATGGTGCACGCAGGCCGGTAACGGGTTGGCTGGGCGGTGCGTTCCGCCGGTGGCGCCCACGGCCGGATTGGCGTCGAACCCACGCAGTAGCCTGCGGGCGCCCGGCGTGCGCTCACCGGTGCGTAGCAGCGCGATTGGGGGATGTCGTTGACCGCTCGCCCGCCGACATCAGGCCCTAGACG
This sequence is a window from Tsuneonella aeria. Protein-coding genes within it:
- a CDS encoding CHRD domain-containing protein; translated protein: MNRKLTFTLVSLTGAAALAGCATLEEEAVDATSDTYNAMLTGANVVGGGGDPDGSARAEISVSDGFGQVCWEIKDVVGIDAPTSAHIHYGRAGTNGPPVFTLARSNEGNWQGCRDAREWTQNRLQGNPAEFYVQVHNAAYPNGAIRGQLAD
- a CDS encoding DUF924 family protein yields the protein MAAAPRRWAAELLHFWFHVLGPADWFGGGPAVDNALSRRFARDLDALRSQPPHAFMGDRLTAQAAILLFDQVPRNIHRGTPEAFASDGLARAICTRFIGRGWHRGLSDQARTFAGMPLMHSERIADQRASLAYFFDLPDARGFARDHWRMIARFGRFPHRNPVLGRQSSAAERAAVAAGNAW